TCCTCTCCAGGGGTGACGATCGCTGGGTACATTTTCCATCCACCGGACGGGTACGCAAGATAGTCGGAGAATCGAAAAAACAGTCCGTACAGGGAGTAGGCGGCGACTTTTCCTATGAGGATCTGGGGGGCGGAACCCTGGAAGAGGACTACCGTACACGCCTGGTGGATGAGTCGGGATCAATGTACATAATAGAAGGCATCCCTGTTCAGGACGATTCCGCCTATACCCGGGTTGTGTTCGAGATCGAGAAAGGGAGCTACAGGATACTGAAGATGGAATTTCACACGGAAAAAGAAGGTCACCTTAAGGACCTGTTTTTCAGGGACTATACAGTCATGGGGGGCAGGGAAATCGCCGGCAGCATGGAGATGATCAACCTCGAGAGGGAACGCAGGACGAGGGTCCTGATCCTTGAAGCACGTTTCGACAGAGCTGTTGATGAAAAGCTTTTCAATCCCACCCGTTTCTACCGCTGACAGGGGAGAATCGGATGAGATGCTGCAGAAAGACCTGCGGACTCCTGTGTGTGCTCCTGATTGCCCTCGCCTTTTCGGGCTGGGGGGATCCCTCTTCCCCCGAGATCTACGGTTACCTGGAAAGCGGAACAGGCCTGACCAGTTATACCGACGACGATTCCGCCGACACGTGGAAGCCGGGGGCCTATACCAGGCTCCGTTTAAAAGGAGACTGGGAACCGGAGGAGAGACTGCGCTTCCATCTTGAGACGGAGTGGACAACGCTTCATGGAACGGATAGTCCGGATTTCAGCGCCGGACGTCTTGGCCTTGACAGCCTCAGCGGCTGGGAAGCCTCGGATACCGGGGAGCTGCAGGTCGAGCATGCCTGGGGACTCCTTGACCTGGGGAACTTTGACCTCCAGGCTGGAAAGATTCCCCTGGCCTGGGGAACAGCCTATGTGTTTAATCCCAGCGCACGGGTAAATCCTGCGGATTCCCTGAATCCCGGGGGGGACGAAGAAACTCCGGGTATAACGGGGATCAGCTCTTCCATCTACCTGAAGAATGGAGTTACACTTTCGACATACCTGGCGGCGGAGGACCGGGGAAGAAAGGCTGACCCGGATATGATTGCGCATAATGCCGCAAATATCCCCTGGGGAACACGGATCAGAGGTTTTGCCGGTCCCTTCGACCTTTCTCTGGGAATCCTTCGGGAGATTCTGTATGATACCCGGACCTCAGGCTACGAACGCCCCCTCTGGCTCAGCTCCGACGGTGTCGGCACTATCGCCGGAATAAATCTCTACTGGGAAGCAGCCCTCTGCATCAGCGATCCTTCGGGGGATCCTGCTGATGGTTCCTGGGATTTTAAGGATAATCTGGAATTTGCGGCGGGTTTCCATGCCCTGCCGTCCGTGCTGCAGGGAGTGGAAGTCCGGGGAGAGTATTTTTTCCAGGGCACAGGCAGCAGCCGCGAAAGCGGGTATGAGGTGCTGCCGGTACTGGAGGGAACCAGGAAAGTCATGGGGAGGCATTACCTCTTCGGCTACCTGGAAAAACGCTTTTTTGACTATCATCTTGTATCCTGCGGTTCAGTACTGAACACAGGGGACCTCTCAGGGGCGGTTTTTTCCGAATACAGCTGGGAGCTTACGGCAAACAGCAGATTCTCCCTGGGATCGATTATGTATTACGGCAGCGGGGAGTTTCAGGGGCTTATTGACCTGTCAATTCTCGGGACCGGAACAGGTTCCGTGGATATGGCAGGAAACCGGATATACGCTGAGCTCCGGATAAGCTTCTGATACGAAAGACCGCGTTCACCCCCGGGCAATCAGCAAAACATCATCTCATGGGTTTCGGAAGTACCGTAACCCTCTATCTCTTCCCGGAAAAGCCCCTTCCCCGTCATGGCGGCACGGACAATACGTCTGTTAAAAGCATGGGTATCAGGACTGTTCAGAAACTCCTCCACGGGCATCCAGAGACACTCGAAAATCTCCCTGCTGTCCGGAATAATCTCGAAAGAGAGGGCTTTCAGACGGCAGACAAAATAGATATCCGACTTGTCGTAGCGGTAACCGTGCCAGTGGCGAAAGCACGCGGTATAGAGGAATTCAGTCCGTATGCCCGTTTCCTCAAGGACCTCCCTGACCACTGCTTCGGCGATGTGCTCACCCTGCTCCAGGGCGCCGCCGGGGAGCTTGTAATGCCGTTTCGATCTGAGGTGATAGCGCTCGGAGACCACCAGAAGACGATTATCTCCGTCCAGAACCACACCGCCGGCCCCGATATAGTGGGTGGCATAGGGCGGGATAATAGAGCCCGGTATCAGGGTCAGGGTCATGTGAAGATACTCAGGCTCCGCGTGATGATAGACAAAGCCCCTCTGGGCAGCGACAGGCACAAGAGATGCCAGGGGAAGGGGCAGCGTAAGCCAGACCACCTTTATGTTCCGGCTGTTCAACTCTTTTATAACTGCGTCAAGCGTACGGGTAAACACCCCGGGGTTGTCAGGCAGGGAGACAGGATCGATTACAGCCCCGCCGAAGGGATTCAGCTCATAGGAAAGTACACACATGGGAGCTACCATAACCGGAAGTCAGACATAAATACAAGCATTGACACTGCACCCCCTTCCGGTTATTTTATTTTCATACACCTTGGGGTGCCGGAATTGGCCGGCTGAGAGGGGGGCCCGCAAAGTCCCCGACCCACGAACCTGATCCGGATAATGCCGGCGTAGGAAAGCGTGAGGTTGATTCTTCCATCATCCAATCATACATACCTACCCAACCGGATCTCAAAACCACTGTCCGATCCTGAAGACCCAGGTCGTGTACAGGTATCGGAAAGGAGATCCTATGTACAACGTTCTCTCAATTGCAGGAAGCGACTCCTCGGGAGGCGCGGGCATCCAGGCCGACCTGAAGGCCTTTGCCGCCAACGGCGTCTACGGGATGACGGTCATAACCGCCGTTACCGCCCAGAACACCCGGGGAGTCACAGCCATCAGGGTTCTTGACCCTGAAATTGTTTCCGCCCAGATCGAGGCGGTCTTCTCGGACATCCGGGTAGATGCGGTAAAAATCGGGATGCTTGCGGACGGAAAGATTATTTCCGCCGTTGCCCGGGCCCTTGCCAGGTGGAAACCGCCGGTCCTTGTCCTGGACCCGGTCATGGTGGCCAAGTCGGGACACAGACTGCTTGCTCCGGAAGCCGAGGAGAGCCTTATACGGGAGTTGCTTCCCCTGGCGGATCTGCTTACCCCCAACATACCCGAGGCGGAGACCCTTTCTGGAATGGAGCTTCAAAACGCCGACGGGGCGCTGATGGAAAAAGCCGGACGCCGTATTCTCGAAACCGGCGTCGGAGCGGTCCTGATAAAAGGCGGACACTCCCAGAATCCGGAGAGCTCCGCGGACATCCTTATCGACGCCGGGGGAAGCAGAGTCTACACCGCTCCCCGCCTGGAAGCCCTGCATACCCATGGTACCGGCTGCTCCCTCTCCAGCACCCTGGCCGCCCTGCTTGCCGGAGGATTATCCCTTGATGATGCAGTACGCCGGGCGAAGTCCTACATCAGCGAAGGAATAGCCCACGGCATTCCGCTGGGCGGCGGCTGCGGCCCGATCCACCATTTTTACAGCCTCTACGGCGGAGAGGAGCTTGCATAATGACAACTGAATCCACCCTTCACTCCGAGGTACGAACGTCCTCCCCGGTTTCCCTCTCCTCCCTGCACCTGGGTATCCTCTGGTTCGGTGCAGCCGTTTCCCTGGCGGAGATTATTACCGGCACACTGTACAGCTCCATGAGTACCGGGTCTGCCGTCCTCGCGATACTCGCGGGGC
Above is a genomic segment from Marispirochaeta aestuarii containing:
- a CDS encoding outer membrane lipoprotein-sorting protein; protein product: MSKMKALFAMLVCASAVWPETALEIIRRVDERQYSKTSEQTMLMRVYPSMASDSGLREFRISSVSRGNDETFMVFEEPRTIKGMKILSRGDDRWVHFPSTGRVRKIVGESKKQSVQGVGGDFSYEDLGGGTLEEDYRTRLVDESGSMYIIEGIPVQDDSAYTRVVFEIEKGSYRILKMEFHTEKEGHLKDLFFRDYTVMGGREIAGSMEMINLERERRTRVLILEARFDRAVDEKLFNPTRFYR
- a CDS encoding NUDIX domain-containing protein; translated protein: MCVLSYELNPFGGAVIDPVSLPDNPGVFTRTLDAVIKELNSRNIKVVWLTLPLPLASLVPVAAQRGFVYHHAEPEYLHMTLTLIPGSIIPPYATHYIGAGGVVLDGDNRLLVVSERYHLRSKRHYKLPGGALEQGEHIAEAVVREVLEETGIRTEFLYTACFRHWHGYRYDKSDIYFVCRLKALSFEIIPDSREIFECLWMPVEEFLNSPDTHAFNRRIVRAAMTGKGLFREEIEGYGTSETHEMMFC
- the thiD gene encoding bifunctional hydroxymethylpyrimidine kinase/phosphomethylpyrimidine kinase, with amino-acid sequence MYNVLSIAGSDSSGGAGIQADLKAFAANGVYGMTVITAVTAQNTRGVTAIRVLDPEIVSAQIEAVFSDIRVDAVKIGMLADGKIISAVARALARWKPPVLVLDPVMVAKSGHRLLAPEAEESLIRELLPLADLLTPNIPEAETLSGMELQNADGALMEKAGRRILETGVGAVLIKGGHSQNPESSADILIDAGGSRVYTAPRLEALHTHGTGCSLSSTLAALLAGGLSLDDAVRRAKSYISEGIAHGIPLGGGCGPIHHFYSLYGGEELA